TCGGCGTCACCTTGTAGCCAAGGCCCCGCCCGAACAGCAGCCGCGTGTGGGCGTCCAGGGCCGGCAGGCAGGTCAGCACCAGCGTAATCACCGGCATCAGCGCCCACCCGATCAGCTCGCCCAGCCACTCCCCGAGATCCTTCGGGCCGCCGCGCAGCATCAGGTCGATGGTCGCCGCGATGATGATGAACGGCAGACAGAGCGAGAGCAGGAAGCCGCCCGCCGAGATCAACGCCGCGCCGTCTGGTGAGGCCACGATAGCCGGCGCAAGGAACGGCAGCGCCTTGGTCCCGAGCGTAATCAGGAACCAGTGCGTGGGCCAGGTCAGATGATCCTCGATGAACCCGATGGTCGGGCCGAGCGGCACCCGGACCCCGCCCTGCCCGAACGCGCCGCGCACCACGTATGGCACGTCCGACGCACCCCAGGCCCAGCGTCGGATCATCTGGTAGTGGGCAACAATGGTTTCCCAGGGGGTCGCGCCCTCGGCGGCGTCGCAGAGAACGGGCAGGTAGATCGGGCGGACGCGGGCGCTCTCGCCGACGTGCTGGAGCACCTTGAAGCAGATCCGCGAGTCCTCGCAGATGACATCCACATCCCAGTAGCCCACCCGATGCGCCAGGGCCAGCGGCAGCGAGTACGTGGACTGGAGCACCAGCCGCGAGCCGAGGGCCAGCCGCGCCAGCGACCACGCCGAGTAGGCGCTGTTGGTGGCGCGGAGCGGCGGGGGCAGGCGATCCAGGTTCGCATGGAAGAAGAGGGCCGGCTGATAGAGACGGTCGGCGTGCTTGGGATCGGAGAGATGGGAGTAGGCCAGGGCGCTCAGGTACTTCGAGTGGAGCCGTGAGTCGGCGTCGCAGATGGTGACCAGCACGCGGTCCACGTCGATGCCGCGTCGCCGGAGCAACGAGCGGGCGCGCGGGGCCGCCCAGGCCAGATTGGACGACTTGCCGGCGACCTCGCCGGGCTGGATCTGGTGGAACAGCGCCCACATCTGCCCGAACCGCGGCCGGTAGCGGGCCAGCAGGCGCGCCGAGCGGGCTGCCGCGCCAGGATCGCGCGCCTCGAAGGCGAGGACGACGGCGATCTGCTCGCGCGGAAAGTCCTGCGCGGCCAGATGGTCGAGCGTCTCGGACAGCACCGCGTCCTCTTCTCTGTAGGTCGGGATGATGACGAGATGGTGCAGTTGGTCGACGCCGCTCTGCTGCTGCACGAGGCCGTGCCAGTCGGTGCGCTCAGATCGACGCAGCCGGATCAGGCTGACAATCGCTCCGAAGCCCAGCATGGCTGAGCGCATCAGCCAGTAGGCGTTGAATGCGAGGACCAGCCACGCCAGAGCCAGGGGCGCGACCACGGCGCCCCAGACCGGGAGCGTGACCAGCCCCCAGGTGCCGAGACCGATCGCTTTCGGCAGGAGATTTGCGCGTGCCATAGTCGCCCCCAGACGGCGAGCCAGAGATGGATTCCGTCACGCACAATGCAGAGACGGTGCCACGATACTCTGGAAGGGTCTGCGGCCGGGACAGGTGCGACGGACGCCCGTTACAGTTTGCCGGCTGGCGCAGATCGGCGCTCCCGAGGCATCCTCCGATCCAGCCGGCCGTCGTTCTCTTTCTAACAGACGCCTGGCCGAGTCTGGGACCATTTTTGCAGGGGCGCAGCCACCGCTCATGGGACGTTTCCACCGCCTGCTGAATCACCGTGCAGTTCGGCTCGCCGGTCCGGCCCTCGGGCTGGGATGCTCGGCGGCTTTCATCTCCCGCCTTGACTTCAACGAGGTCGGAAGCGCGTTCAGCGGGATGGCGCTCTGGTGGATGATCCCGGTGCTGCTGTTCGGTTGTGTCAACCTCTGGCTGCGGGCCGTGCGGTGGGGCGTCCTGTTGGCCCCGGCCGCGCCCCTGCCGACCTCTCAATTGCTGGGCGTGGGCATTTCGGCGGCGCTGGCCGGCCTCGGTCTGCCGATGCGCGGAGGCGACGCGGTCAAGGTGTTCCTCGCCGTGCGGCTGCCGGGCGTCAGGCTGACCGACGTGGCGGCTGCTGAGCTGCTGGAGCGGCTGGTAGACGGCCTGATCTTCGGGACGTTCATCACGGCGGCGGCCTTGCTGGACGGCGTGGACGGCTGGCCGTTGACGCTCGGGATGGGCGCGATGGCGATCTACCTGCCGACGCTGCTCGCCATCCCCATCGCGAGCTGGTATCTCGGCAGGCCGCCGACCGACGCTGCCCAGACGGCCCCCGTCTGGAGCCCACGCCGTCTGCTCGATCAGGCGGCCGGCGCGGCCCATCGGCGGGGTCCGCGATTGCTGGCGCGCGCCGCGCAGCTCTCGGTGCTGGCCTGGGCCGCCGAAGCCGCTGCCTACTACTGCCTGCTGGTCG
The Chloroflexota bacterium DNA segment above includes these coding regions:
- a CDS encoding glycosyltransferase family 2 protein, whose protein sequence is MARANLLPKAIGLGTWGLVTLPVWGAVVAPLALAWLVLAFNAYWLMRSAMLGFGAIVSLIRLRRSERTDWHGLVQQQSGVDQLHHLVIIPTYREEDAVLSETLDHLAAQDFPREQIAVVLAFEARDPGAAARSARLLARYRPRFGQMWALFHQIQPGEVAGKSSNLAWAAPRARSLLRRRGIDVDRVLVTICDADSRLHSKYLSALAYSHLSDPKHADRLYQPALFFHANLDRLPPPLRATNSAYSAWSLARLALGSRLVLQSTYSLPLALAHRVGYWDVDVICEDSRICFKVLQHVGESARVRPIYLPVLCDAAEGATPWETIVAHYQMIRRWAWGASDVPYVVRGAFGQGGVRVPLGPTIGFIEDHLTWPTHWFLITLGTKALPFLAPAIVASPDGAALISAGGFLLSLCLPFIIIAATIDLMLRGGPKDLGEWLGELIGWALMPVITLVLTCLPALDAHTRLLFGRGLGYKVTPKFAR
- a CDS encoding flippase-like domain-containing protein, giving the protein MGRFHRLLNHRAVRLAGPALGLGCSAAFISRLDFNEVGSAFSGMALWWMIPVLLFGCVNLWLRAVRWGVLLAPAAPLPTSQLLGVGISAALAGLGLPMRGGDAVKVFLAVRLPGVRLTDVAAAELLERLVDGLIFGTFITAAALLDGVDGWPLTLGMGAMAIYLPTLLAIPIASWYLGRPPTDAAQTAPVWSPRRLLDQAAGAAHRRGPRLLARAAQLSVLAWAAEAAAYYCLLVAFGWITTPTIPFAAVGVANFAFAVPGAPAGVGTFHMPVSSLLVDSFGAEPGLAAAYVVVLHLAVLAPVPLVWLLLAARRRWQAVTVRVMHLRTP